In Sinorhizobium sojae CCBAU 05684, a single window of DNA contains:
- a CDS encoding carbohydrate ABC transporter permease translates to MAHPRRGGIGRYYDVNGWLFVAPALGLIAIFMVYPILWSLWMSFQSGRGMMMKFAGFANIVRLGNDPIFIKALTNTMTYFVVQVPIMILLALILASLLNNPRLIGRGLFRTAIFLPCVTSLVAYSVLFKGMFAPDGIVNSTLQAIGVIASPIPWLTNPFWAKTLVIIAITWRWTGYNMIFYLAALQNIDKSIYEVARIDGVPAWARFTHITIPLLKPVILFTTVISTIGTLQLFDEVYNLTEGKGGPSNATLTLSLYIYNLTFRYMPSFGYAATVSYVIVVLVALLASLQFFLARERDR, encoded by the coding sequence ATGGCTCACCCGCGCCGCGGCGGCATCGGCCGGTATTATGACGTCAATGGCTGGCTCTTCGTCGCGCCGGCGCTCGGGCTGATCGCCATTTTCATGGTCTACCCGATCCTCTGGTCGCTCTGGATGTCCTTCCAGTCCGGCCGCGGCATGATGATGAAGTTCGCCGGTTTCGCCAATATCGTTCGCCTCGGGAACGATCCGATCTTCATCAAGGCACTGACCAACACCATGACCTATTTCGTGGTGCAGGTGCCGATCATGATCCTGCTGGCGCTGATCCTGGCGTCGCTGCTCAACAATCCGCGCCTCATCGGCCGCGGCCTGTTCCGGACCGCGATCTTTCTGCCCTGCGTCACCTCGCTCGTGGCCTATTCCGTGCTTTTCAAGGGCATGTTCGCCCCCGACGGCATCGTCAATTCGACGCTCCAGGCGATCGGCGTCATTGCCTCGCCCATTCCGTGGCTGACAAACCCTTTCTGGGCGAAGACGCTGGTCATCATCGCGATCACCTGGCGCTGGACCGGATACAACATGATCTTCTATCTGGCCGCCCTGCAGAACATCGACAAATCGATCTACGAGGTTGCCCGCATCGACGGTGTTCCGGCCTGGGCGCGCTTCACCCACATCACCATTCCGCTCCTGAAACCGGTGATCCTCTTCACGACGGTGATCTCGACGATCGGCACGCTGCAGCTCTTCGACGAGGTCTACAACCTGACCGAGGGCAAGGGCGGCCCCTCCAATGCGACGCTGACGCTCTCGCTCTATATCTACAATCTGACCTTCCGTTACATGCCGAGTTTCGGTTACGCGGCGACGGTCTCCTACGTCATCGTCGTGCTCGTGGCCCTTCTCGCCTCCCTGCAGTTCTTCCTGGCACGGGAGCGCGACCGATGA
- a CDS encoding carbohydrate ABC transporter permease, translating to MRTKSTNVLPAIVTYGFVGLMAFLSVFPFIWMVIGATNASIDIMKGKMLPGEALATNVANFFTLVNVPLVFWNSAKVAILATVLTLAVSSLAGYGFEIFRSRQRERLYSAMLLTLMIPFAALMIPLFIMMGKAGLINTHLAVVLPTIGSAFVVFYFRQSTKAFPSELRDAAKVDGLKEWQIFLYIYVPVMRSTYAAAFIIVFMTAWNNYLWPLIVLQSNETKTITLVISSLASAYYPDYGVVMVGTILATLPTLAVFFLMQRQFVQGMLGSVK from the coding sequence ATGAGGACGAAATCCACGAACGTACTTCCCGCGATCGTCACCTATGGCTTCGTCGGGCTGATGGCTTTCCTCTCCGTCTTCCCGTTCATCTGGATGGTGATCGGCGCCACCAATGCGTCGATCGACATCATGAAAGGCAAGATGCTGCCGGGTGAAGCGCTGGCGACCAATGTCGCCAACTTCTTCACGCTGGTGAACGTGCCGCTCGTCTTCTGGAATTCAGCGAAGGTCGCCATTCTCGCGACGGTGCTGACGCTCGCCGTCTCGTCGCTCGCCGGCTACGGTTTCGAGATCTTCCGCTCGCGCCAGCGCGAACGGCTCTACAGCGCCATGCTGCTGACGCTGATGATCCCGTTCGCAGCGCTGATGATCCCGCTCTTCATCATGATGGGGAAGGCGGGTCTCATCAACACCCATCTCGCCGTGGTGCTGCCGACGATCGGCTCGGCCTTCGTCGTCTTCTATTTCCGCCAGAGCACCAAGGCGTTTCCGTCGGAACTGCGCGACGCCGCGAAGGTCGACGGACTCAAGGAGTGGCAGATCTTTCTCTATATCTACGTGCCGGTGATGCGTTCCACCTATGCGGCGGCCTTCATCATCGTCTTCATGACCGCCTGGAACAATTATCTCTGGCCGCTGATCGTCCTGCAGTCCAACGAGACCAAGACGATCACCCTGGTCATCTCCTCGCTCGCTTCGGCCTACTATCCCGATTACGGCGTCGTGATGGTCGGCACGATCCTCGCGACGCTGCCGACGCTTGCCGTCTTCTTTCTCATGCAACGCCAGTTCGTCCAGGGCATGCTGGGCTCAGTCAAATAG
- a CDS encoding tripartite tricarboxylate transporter substrate binding protein BugD produces MKIQNALLGAVAAISLFAASAGAQTYPERTITMVVPFSAGGPTDTVARLVAESMSKDLGQQIIVENVGGAGGTLGAGRVAEAEPDGYTLLLYHIGMATSATLYRNLAYDTLNAFEYVGLVTDVPMTIVARKDFEPTDLQGLIDYVKANKDTVTVANAGIGAASHLCGMLLMDAIETQLTTVPYKGTGPAMTDLLGGQVDIMCDQTTNTTKQIQGGTIKAYAVTSPERLAIFPDLPTASEAGLPGFEIGIWHGIYAPKGTPAEITARLSESLQKALKDENVIARFAELGTEPSSEAEATPEALKGKLESEIARWKPVIEAAGQYAD; encoded by the coding sequence ATGAAAATCCAGAACGCGCTTCTGGGCGCCGTTGCTGCCATTTCGCTCTTTGCCGCATCTGCCGGCGCCCAAACCTATCCGGAGCGCACGATCACCATGGTGGTGCCCTTCTCGGCCGGCGGCCCGACCGATACGGTCGCGCGCCTCGTTGCCGAATCCATGTCGAAGGATCTCGGCCAGCAGATCATCGTCGAGAATGTCGGCGGCGCCGGCGGGACGCTTGGCGCGGGCCGGGTCGCCGAGGCCGAGCCTGACGGCTACACCCTGCTTCTCTATCACATCGGCATGGCGACCAGTGCCACGCTCTACCGCAACCTTGCCTATGACACGCTGAACGCCTTCGAATATGTCGGCCTCGTCACCGACGTGCCGATGACGATCGTCGCCCGCAAGGATTTCGAGCCCACGGATCTCCAGGGGCTGATCGACTACGTCAAGGCCAACAAGGATACGGTCACCGTCGCCAATGCCGGCATCGGGGCGGCCTCGCATCTCTGCGGCATGTTGCTGATGGACGCTATCGAAACGCAGCTCACGACCGTGCCCTACAAGGGCACCGGCCCGGCCATGACCGACCTGCTCGGAGGCCAGGTCGACATCATGTGCGACCAGACGACGAACACGACGAAGCAGATCCAGGGCGGCACGATCAAGGCCTATGCGGTAACCTCGCCGGAGCGCCTTGCGATCTTCCCCGACCTGCCGACGGCGAGCGAAGCCGGCCTGCCGGGCTTCGAAATCGGTATATGGCACGGCATCTATGCACCGAAGGGCACGCCGGCGGAGATCACCGCCCGCCTGTCCGAATCGCTGCAGAAGGCGCTCAAGGACGAAAACGTCATTGCCCGCTTCGCCGAGCTCGGCACGGAGCCGTCGAGCGAGGCCGAGGCGACCCCGGAGGCGCTGAAAGGCAAGCTCGAAAGCGAAATCGCCCGCTGGAAACCGGTGATCGAGGCCGCCGGCCAATACGCGGACTGA
- a CDS encoding ABC transporter substrate-binding protein has translation MDKLVRTHLPRIAGLAVAGASLLAVSAAQAKEITIWCWDPNFNVAIMKEAGARYTKAHPDVTFNVVDFAKADVEQKLQTGLASGTADALPDIVLIEDYGAQKYLQSFPGAFAPLSGTVDYSGFAPYKVEVMTLDGQVYGMPFDSGVTGLYYRKDYLEQAGFKPEDMQNITWDRFIEIGQEVEAKTGKKMMGLDPNDAGLVRIMTQSAGQWYFDKEGKPNITGNAALKAALETVGKIMSANIYKPANGWSDWVGTFTSGDVATVVTGVWITGTVKAQPDQAGKWGVAPIPALSVEGATHASNLGGSSWYVLESSEEKAEAIDFLNEIYGKDIDFYQTILQDRGAVGTLLAARGGAAYEEADAFFGGEKVWQNFSDWLAKVPSVNYGIFTNEADLAVTAQLPALSQGTPVDEVLQAIDAEIAGQIQ, from the coding sequence ATGGACAAACTGGTGCGTACCCATCTGCCGCGTATCGCCGGCCTCGCCGTGGCGGGCGCGAGTCTCTTGGCCGTGAGCGCGGCGCAAGCGAAGGAAATCACCATCTGGTGCTGGGATCCGAACTTCAACGTCGCCATCATGAAGGAGGCCGGTGCGCGCTATACCAAGGCGCACCCGGACGTCACCTTCAATGTCGTTGACTTCGCCAAGGCCGACGTCGAGCAGAAGCTGCAGACGGGTCTCGCTTCCGGTACGGCCGACGCGCTCCCCGATATCGTGCTCATCGAGGACTACGGCGCGCAGAAATATCTCCAATCCTTCCCGGGTGCCTTCGCGCCGCTCTCCGGCACCGTCGACTATTCCGGTTTCGCACCCTACAAGGTCGAGGTGATGACCCTCGACGGGCAGGTCTACGGCATGCCCTTCGATTCCGGTGTCACCGGGCTTTACTACCGCAAGGATTATCTCGAGCAGGCCGGCTTCAAGCCGGAGGACATGCAGAACATCACCTGGGACCGCTTCATCGAGATCGGCCAGGAGGTCGAGGCCAAGACCGGCAAGAAGATGATGGGCCTCGACCCCAACGATGCCGGGCTTGTCCGCATTATGACGCAGTCGGCCGGGCAATGGTATTTCGACAAGGAGGGCAAGCCGAACATCACCGGCAACGCCGCGCTGAAGGCGGCGCTGGAGACGGTCGGCAAGATCATGTCCGCCAATATCTACAAACCGGCCAATGGCTGGTCCGACTGGGTCGGCACCTTCACCTCCGGCGATGTCGCGACGGTCGTCACCGGCGTGTGGATCACCGGCACCGTCAAGGCCCAGCCGGACCAGGCCGGCAAATGGGGCGTTGCGCCGATCCCGGCTCTTTCCGTCGAAGGTGCCACTCATGCTTCGAACCTCGGCGGATCGAGCTGGTATGTGCTTGAAAGCTCCGAGGAGAAGGCTGAGGCCATCGACTTCCTCAATGAAATCTATGGCAAGGACATCGATTTCTACCAGACGATTCTGCAGGATCGCGGCGCCGTCGGCACGCTGCTCGCCGCCCGCGGCGGCGCTGCCTACGAGGAGGCCGATGCCTTCTTCGGCGGGGAGAAGGTCTGGCAGAACTTCTCCGACTGGCTGGCGAAGGTGCCTTCGGTGAATTACGGCATCTTCACCAACGAGGCCGATCTCGCGGTGACCGCGCAATTGCCGGCGCTGTCGCAGGGCACTCCTGTGGATGAAGTGCTGCAGGCGATCGACGCCGAGATCGCCGGGCAGATCCAGTAA
- a CDS encoding glycoside hydrolase family 2 protein, producing the protein MRSVTSLNNSWVFSEGFADAGTLRSGEPVSLPHNAVELPFNYFDETCYQRAFTYQKVLAWRPEYEAREVSLVFDAAMADAVVYLNGEELVAHKDGYTPFEVRLTGRLRSGDNLITVKIDGSENPQIPPFGGRIDYLTYAGIYRDVWLKVTDAVSIANIKIEARDVLSETKSVSVRCDLANPQGLSVAGTVTALLRDAKGELLAEAVGETRGESVTLDITGLTGVSLWDVDDPALYQMEVQLRTDQGRDLQATYFGFRTAEFTAEGFRLNGRPLKIRGLNRHQAFPYVGYAMGRTAQERDAEILKHTLHCNLVRTSHYPQSKWFLDHCDRIGLLVFEEIPGWQHIGGEEWKQEAIRNVRRMIERDWNHPSIVIWGVRINESQDLHDFYVETNRLARELDSTRQTGGVRYITDSEFLEDVYTMNDFILGNEELPGSNRPRTPLRPQQECTGLSRKVPYLITEFGGHMYPTKIYDQEQRQAEHVRRHLEVLNAAHGDPSISGAIGWCMFDYNTHKDFGSGDRICYHGVMDMFREPKFAAYVYASQCDPSEEVVMKPVTFWARGERNIGGVLPLIVLTNCDEVELKYGALTKRVRPDRENFPHLPHPPVVIDHRHFTKDELGVWGMKWESAEFTGFLAGKTVANLRMVADPVPMTLKLQADSAAIRAEGRDSVRVIVRALDQVDNVLPFLNDAIDVSVQGPARLIGPSRLVLQGGSTGFWLESTGTAGEILVTVTSSRLGTTKIKLSAVVEGAAGA; encoded by the coding sequence ATGCGCTCTGTTACTTCCCTCAACAATTCATGGGTCTTCTCGGAAGGCTTCGCGGACGCCGGCACGCTCAGGAGCGGGGAGCCGGTAAGCCTGCCGCACAATGCGGTCGAACTGCCCTTCAACTATTTCGACGAGACGTGCTACCAGCGCGCCTTCACCTATCAGAAGGTGCTTGCCTGGCGTCCGGAATACGAGGCCCGAGAGGTCTCGCTCGTCTTCGATGCGGCGATGGCCGACGCCGTCGTCTATCTGAACGGCGAGGAACTCGTCGCCCACAAGGACGGCTACACGCCTTTCGAGGTGCGACTGACAGGACGGCTGCGTAGCGGCGACAATCTGATCACCGTCAAGATCGACGGCAGCGAGAATCCGCAGATCCCGCCCTTCGGCGGCCGGATCGATTATCTCACCTATGCCGGTATCTATCGCGACGTGTGGCTCAAAGTCACTGACGCGGTATCGATCGCCAATATCAAGATCGAAGCCCGCGACGTCTTGAGTGAAACGAAGTCGGTCTCCGTCCGCTGCGATCTCGCCAATCCGCAGGGTCTGAGCGTTGCGGGCACGGTAACGGCGCTCCTCCGGGACGCCAAGGGCGAATTGCTGGCCGAGGCGGTCGGCGAGACTCGGGGCGAGAGCGTTACGCTCGATATCACGGGCCTCACGGGAGTTTCGCTCTGGGATGTCGACGATCCGGCGCTCTACCAGATGGAAGTCCAGCTCAGGACCGACCAGGGCCGCGACCTCCAGGCTACATACTTCGGCTTCCGCACGGCGGAATTCACTGCCGAAGGCTTCCGCCTCAATGGCCGGCCGTTGAAGATCCGCGGCCTCAATCGCCACCAGGCCTTTCCCTATGTCGGCTATGCCATGGGCCGCACCGCGCAGGAGCGCGACGCGGAAATCCTCAAGCACACGCTCCACTGCAATCTGGTGCGCACCTCGCATTATCCGCAGTCGAAATGGTTCCTCGACCATTGCGACCGGATCGGCCTGCTCGTCTTCGAGGAGATACCCGGCTGGCAGCATATCGGCGGCGAGGAATGGAAGCAGGAGGCGATCCGCAATGTTCGTCGGATGATCGAGCGCGACTGGAACCACCCGTCGATCGTCATCTGGGGCGTGCGCATCAACGAATCCCAGGACTTGCACGACTTCTATGTCGAGACCAACCGCTTGGCCCGCGAACTCGACTCGACGCGGCAGACCGGCGGCGTGCGCTACATCACCGACAGCGAATTCCTCGAGGACGTCTACACCATGAACGACTTCATCCTCGGCAACGAGGAATTGCCGGGCTCCAATCGCCCGCGCACGCCCTTGCGCCCGCAGCAGGAATGTACCGGGCTTTCCCGGAAGGTGCCCTATCTCATCACCGAATTCGGCGGCCACATGTATCCGACGAAGATCTACGACCAGGAGCAGCGCCAGGCCGAACATGTGCGCCGGCACCTGGAAGTGCTGAACGCTGCCCATGGCGATCCGAGCATTTCCGGCGCGATCGGCTGGTGCATGTTCGACTACAACACCCACAAGGATTTCGGCTCCGGCGATCGGATCTGCTATCACGGCGTCATGGACATGTTCCGCGAACCGAAATTCGCCGCTTACGTTTATGCGAGCCAGTGCGACCCTTCGGAGGAAGTGGTGATGAAGCCGGTGACCTTCTGGGCGCGCGGCGAGCGCAATATCGGCGGCGTGCTGCCCTTGATCGTGCTCACCAATTGCGACGAGGTCGAGCTGAAATATGGCGCGCTCACGAAGCGCGTCAGGCCGGACCGCGAGAACTTCCCGCACCTGCCGCATCCACCTGTCGTCATTGACCATCGCCACTTCACAAAGGACGAGCTCGGCGTCTGGGGCATGAAGTGGGAAAGCGCTGAATTCACCGGTTTCCTGGCCGGTAAGACGGTCGCCAACCTCCGCATGGTCGCCGATCCGGTGCCGATGACGCTGAAGCTTCAGGCGGATAGCGCCGCGATCCGCGCCGAGGGCCGCGACAGCGTCCGCGTGATCGTCCGCGCGCTCGACCAGGTCGACAATGTCCTGCCCTTTCTGAACGACGCCATCGATGTATCGGTGCAGGGGCCGGCGCGCCTGATCGGTCCGAGCCGGCTCGTCTTGCAGGGCGGCTCGACCGGCTTCTGGCTGGAGTCGACGGGAACCGCGGGCGAAATCCTGGTGACCGTCACCTCATCGCGTCTGGGTACGACAAAGATCAAGCTTTCCGCCGTGGTCGAAGGAGCGGCCGGGGCATGA
- a CDS encoding ABC transporter ATP-binding protein — protein MSELQLTDVRKSYGGLEVIKGVNLDIRSGEFVVFVGPSGCGKSTLLRMIAGLEEITSGDLTIDDIRMNDVDPSKRGIAMVFQSYALYPHMTVRENMGFALRFAGVPKPEIEKRVKEAASILELEPLLDRKPKQLSGGQRQRVAIGRAIVRHPKIFLFDEPLSNLDAELRVHMRIEIARLHKQLAATIIYVTHDQVEAMTLADKIVVLRSGVVEQVGSPLELYDDPANLFVAGFIGSPKMNFLKGVIETGGDGQAYARLPDHGDVRITVSPKGMAEGMPVTIGIRPEHFKEDGSASLDLTIDMLEHLGGETFAYARHGKSELIVIETKNGRSLKSGDRIAARFDPACALVFDERGKRLR, from the coding sequence ATGAGCGAACTGCAACTCACCGATGTCCGCAAGTCCTATGGCGGACTCGAAGTCATCAAAGGTGTCAATCTCGACATCAGGTCGGGCGAGTTCGTCGTCTTTGTCGGACCGTCCGGCTGCGGCAAGTCGACCCTGCTTCGCATGATCGCCGGGCTCGAGGAGATCACCTCCGGCGACCTCACGATCGACGACATCCGGATGAACGATGTCGACCCGTCGAAACGCGGCATTGCCATGGTCTTCCAGTCCTATGCGCTCTATCCGCACATGACGGTGCGGGAAAACATGGGCTTTGCCTTGCGTTTTGCCGGTGTCCCCAAACCCGAGATCGAGAAGCGCGTGAAGGAAGCGGCCAGCATCCTGGAGCTCGAGCCGCTGCTCGACCGGAAGCCGAAGCAGCTCTCCGGCGGACAGCGCCAGCGCGTGGCGATCGGTCGGGCGATCGTCCGCCACCCGAAGATCTTCCTCTTTGACGAGCCGCTTTCAAACCTCGATGCGGAGCTGCGCGTCCATATGCGCATCGAGATCGCAAGGCTGCACAAACAGCTTGCTGCGACGATCATTTACGTGACTCACGATCAGGTCGAGGCGATGACGCTTGCCGACAAGATCGTCGTCTTGCGCAGCGGCGTGGTGGAGCAGGTCGGCTCTCCGCTCGAACTCTATGACGATCCCGCCAATCTCTTTGTTGCGGGATTTATCGGCTCACCGAAGATGAATTTCCTGAAGGGCGTCATCGAGACCGGCGGGGACGGGCAGGCCTATGCACGGCTGCCGGACCATGGCGATGTGAGAATCACCGTCAGCCCGAAGGGCATGGCAGAGGGCATGCCGGTGACGATCGGCATCCGACCCGAGCATTTTAAGGAGGATGGTTCGGCTAGCCTCGACCTGACGATCGACATGCTCGAGCATCTCGGCGGCGAAACCTTCGCCTATGCCCGCCATGGCAAGAGCGAATTGATCGTGATCGAGACGAAGAACGGTCGGAGTCTCAAATCCGGCGATCGCATCGCGGCGCGATTTGACCCGGCTTGCGCGCTGGTGTTTGACGAGCGTGGAAAGAGGTTGCGGTAG
- a CDS encoding pseudouridine synthase — protein sequence MKGRRPPAMKQGRDAQDGDRAGKRVTLARALSKLGYCSRTQAARLIEEGRVSVAGQSTTELSRWVDIEKDRIAVDGVAIAPEAKVYLMLNKPRGLVTTRDDPEGRPTVFDGLDRREARFLSPVGRLDKASEGLLLFTNDTVLAQRLLDPESHLDKVYHVQVRGQFDPAMAQAMTEGVSEGGELLKATQVRRLRSGERNSWIEVELKEGRNRQIRRMLESLGFECLRLLRVSIGEIALGDLPKGASRPLTDAEIEYLKRRTGL from the coding sequence GTGAAAGGGCGCCGCCCACCTGCGATGAAGCAAGGCAGAGACGCGCAAGACGGCGATCGGGCCGGCAAGCGCGTGACGCTCGCGCGCGCGCTCTCGAAGCTCGGCTATTGCTCACGCACCCAGGCCGCGAGGCTGATTGAAGAGGGTCGCGTCAGCGTCGCCGGGCAGAGTACCACGGAACTGTCCCGCTGGGTCGACATCGAGAAAGACAGGATCGCCGTCGACGGGGTGGCGATCGCGCCGGAAGCCAAGGTCTATCTGATGCTGAACAAGCCGCGCGGCCTCGTGACGACCCGCGACGACCCGGAGGGGCGTCCGACTGTGTTCGACGGTCTCGACCGGCGCGAGGCCCGCTTCCTCTCCCCGGTCGGCCGGCTCGACAAGGCGAGCGAGGGGCTTCTGCTTTTCACCAACGACACAGTGCTTGCCCAGCGCCTGCTCGATCCCGAAAGCCATCTCGACAAGGTCTACCACGTCCAGGTGCGCGGCCAGTTCGACCCGGCCATGGCGCAGGCGATGACAGAGGGGGTGAGCGAGGGCGGCGAATTGCTGAAAGCCACACAGGTCCGTCGATTGAGGAGCGGCGAGCGCAACAGCTGGATCGAGGTGGAGCTCAAGGAAGGGCGCAATCGCCAGATCCGTCGCATGCTCGAGTCCCTCGGCTTCGAATGCCTTCGCCTCTTGAGGGTCTCGATCGGCGAGATCGCCCTTGGCGACCTGCCCAAGGGGGCAAGTCGCCCGCTGACGGATGCGGAAATAGAGTATCTCAAACGGCGCACCGGGCTCTGA
- a CDS encoding EAL domain-containing protein has product MNAEKLDLAGGVAPQAMQQERIGFSLQQINAVDDLAKVLYSECLGRFTEPDGTIRTSEELLAMPEISGSPAFDRYLLQLALDWLARHPSCVLGCDIQASSLADKHSSATLYELLFKHRAVARRMILEVTGSVGLKTHSAAMLQNARALGYRIAMEAFGTEHAIARTLPSFPVDIVKIDASLAWHGRGDAAPMLRHIVARASRSASVIVIEGIETYEQLDAAKIAGATHVQGLLLSEPTLPPIYSEPCRPVVQRGNPLAHRPENRTRFSESAVRRFKELQGPLRV; this is encoded by the coding sequence ATGAATGCAGAGAAACTCGACCTCGCAGGCGGCGTCGCGCCGCAGGCGATGCAGCAAGAACGGATCGGGTTTTCCCTGCAGCAGATCAACGCGGTCGACGACCTCGCAAAGGTCCTCTATTCGGAGTGTCTGGGCAGGTTCACCGAGCCCGACGGCACGATCCGAACCAGTGAAGAGCTCTTGGCAATGCCCGAGATTTCGGGCAGCCCAGCCTTCGACCGGTACCTCCTGCAACTCGCATTGGACTGGCTGGCCCGTCACCCGTCCTGTGTGCTGGGTTGCGACATCCAGGCTTCGAGTCTGGCCGACAAGCACAGCTCGGCGACGTTATACGAATTGCTCTTCAAGCACCGAGCTGTGGCGCGGCGCATGATTCTCGAAGTCACGGGAAGCGTTGGGTTGAAGACACATTCGGCCGCGATGCTCCAGAACGCCCGCGCCCTGGGGTACCGGATCGCGATGGAGGCGTTCGGAACCGAACACGCGATCGCCCGCACGCTCCCGTCCTTCCCCGTCGACATTGTCAAGATCGATGCATCTTTGGCATGGCATGGCCGGGGCGACGCCGCGCCCATGCTCCGCCACATCGTCGCCCGCGCATCCCGCTCGGCATCGGTGATAGTGATCGAAGGGATCGAAACATACGAGCAACTCGACGCCGCCAAGATTGCCGGAGCGACCCACGTTCAGGGCCTTCTCCTGTCGGAACCAACGCTACCGCCCATCTATTCCGAGCCGTGCCGCCCGGTGGTCCAGCGCGGGAACCCGCTCGCGCATCGGCCCGAAAATCGCACTCGATTTTCGGAAAGCGCGGTGCGCAGGTTCAAAGAGTTACAGGGCCCTTTGCGCGTCTGA
- a CDS encoding sensor histidine kinase: MRTTDLITRWNAQALSSQFLLAGGIVAAAAMLVVGAFVTNLIEEAVTRNSAATTALYVDSVIAPLLPDMQTAEVLDDAVARALDETLGQGALGNRLLEFRLWRADGTVLYSSHAEIAGKRFELSPELRTAFSGEMVAQLQSQDDFQDVTGRPAGNPFLEIYNPVLQPWSGEVVAVSEFHEIAHDFLQSLLRARFLTWLAVAGFTLAFFIMLSAIVMRGSRTIEKQRAALKQRIDELSALLSQNETLRGRVQHASQRATALNEKMLRRIGADLHDGPAQLLAYASLRLDSDLLTNPSTSDEKRDRELAAIKASLEEAMHEIRTLCNGLVLPQIEAASLPEILERCVQAHRQRTGTAVDLSLSDPPAHLSPSAKICIFRFVQEALNNAYRHAGGIGQRVTQTLEGERIRIEVADGGPGFDPSQISSTSLGLAGLRERVESLGGTFELNAAATGTVVRMWLDIREIGQI, from the coding sequence GTGCGCACAACGGACCTGATCACACGATGGAATGCACAAGCGCTGAGCAGCCAGTTCCTGCTGGCCGGCGGCATAGTTGCGGCTGCGGCAATGCTGGTGGTCGGGGCGTTCGTGACCAACCTCATAGAGGAGGCGGTCACGCGGAACTCCGCGGCGACGACGGCGCTCTACGTCGACAGCGTGATCGCTCCGCTCCTGCCCGACATGCAGACCGCCGAAGTCCTGGACGATGCCGTCGCTCGGGCGCTCGATGAAACGCTCGGCCAGGGCGCGCTCGGAAATCGGCTGCTGGAGTTTAGACTCTGGCGCGCCGACGGCACCGTCCTCTATTCGAGCCATGCGGAGATAGCCGGAAAGCGGTTCGAGCTCAGTCCGGAATTGCGGACGGCCTTTTCCGGCGAGATGGTGGCTCAATTGCAGTCGCAGGACGACTTTCAGGATGTGACCGGCCGGCCGGCCGGCAATCCGTTCCTCGAAATTTACAATCCGGTCCTGCAGCCTTGGTCGGGCGAGGTCGTGGCCGTTTCCGAATTCCATGAAATCGCCCACGACTTCCTGCAGAGCCTGCTTCGGGCGCGGTTCCTTACCTGGCTCGCTGTCGCTGGCTTCACGCTTGCCTTCTTCATCATGCTTTCGGCGATCGTCATGCGGGGAAGCAGAACGATCGAAAAACAGCGTGCGGCGCTCAAGCAGCGCATCGACGAGCTCTCCGCGCTTCTGTCACAGAACGAGACCCTGCGCGGACGCGTGCAGCACGCCTCCCAACGGGCAACGGCGCTCAATGAGAAGATGTTAAGGCGCATCGGAGCGGATCTTCATGACGGCCCGGCGCAACTGCTGGCCTATGCCTCGTTGCGGCTGGACAGCGACCTGTTGACGAACCCGTCGACTTCGGACGAAAAACGCGACCGCGAGCTTGCGGCGATCAAAGCCAGTCTCGAAGAGGCGATGCATGAGATCCGGACCCTGTGCAACGGGCTGGTGCTGCCGCAGATTGAAGCCGCCAGTTTGCCTGAAATCCTCGAGCGCTGTGTCCAGGCGCATAGGCAGCGGACCGGTACGGCTGTGGACTTGTCGCTCTCCGACCCGCCTGCGCATCTTTCCCCTTCGGCGAAGATATGCATATTCCGCTTCGTACAGGAAGCGCTGAACAATGCCTATCGGCACGCTGGAGGCATCGGCCAGCGTGTCACGCAGACCCTTGAAGGCGAAAGGATCCGGATCGAGGTGGCGGATGGCGGCCCCGGCTTCGATCCGAGCCAGATTAGCTCCACGAGCCTCGGGCTTGCCGGTCTCAGGGAGCGGGTGGAAAGTCTCGGGGGAACATTTGAACTGAACGCGGCAGCAACGGGGACTGTTGTCCGGATGTGGCTCGACATCAGGGAGATTGGGCAGATATGA